The Stieleria maiorica genome includes the window GTCGATCAAGTCCCGGTCAGCGTCTCGGGCAGCGGAACGACCGCGTTTGTCGATTCGATCGGCGACGTGCAAACCGACGCCACGCAGGGTTGGACGTTCAAGGTCGACGGAGAGTTCGCCAACCAAGGCATCGGCCAAACCGTGTTGCACCCGCCGACAACGGTGACCTGGTCCTACGGCGCGTTTGAGATGGAGGCGCCGTGATCACTTCGCGGGCCCGCGGTACGACTACAGCCGACGCAGCCCGTCTTCGGTCATCGGGTTGGGGATTTCGAAATCCACCTCATCGATTCGCGCCAGCGTTTCGTCGGTCAGGATCAGGTCGCGGGCTTCCAGCGATTCGTTGAGTTGTTCGACCGAGGTGGCGCCGATGATGGTCGAGGCGACGAAATCGTGCTGGCGGCTCCAAGCGACCGCCAAGGCCGTG containing:
- a CDS encoding DUF4430 domain-containing protein, coding for MRTLFNLSTGLLITFIAVGCDRTPPPPAADANVGVVTIEIRSGDTDKQSIQVPDVADGATLESVMRMVDQVPVSVSGSGTTAFVDSIGDVQTDATQGWTFKVDGEFANQGIGQTVLHPPTTVTWSYGAFEMEAP